Proteins found in one Aethina tumida isolate Nest 87 chromosome 1, icAetTumi1.1, whole genome shotgun sequence genomic segment:
- the LOC109596306 gene encoding stAR-related lipid transfer protein 13 yields MSNCDQYQAVLLFVEQTQDEISKVFEKGAHEQKSELPLKKCNDEVFKDCNDSKDEVEDIYDILNEQLHDIELQISQLIAKKKVNEGLNDDYNGYNDFSYINTKNFNDNLFTNIIETDILSEHSLNSEGHIIDACTQTSPSLSPSSTNLTWPTECSSSPCLTSTSDSDLLDEDAQSTSSTDGRELIYNMNQRSGKVLNVKSSSAPMLKKIPLKMSKQTRSQSDRHLAEIEAEEACKWLRATGFPQYAQMYEDMQFPIDIQTAGQDHPLLEEDVLNSLFRRLKILNNCAHLHHQQRITTHTDESEDECCALSDNWTYQSQTRRWSRTCKTMQAVSAGPEESTTAEPKEKDDVFDIATFVARERPRRPASSKFRRRGLFFSDRDSVHDSDFTQLSELKACEVNHVSDSEITPTHLRRSRAKSFDKSETWSLPNSQTPSLWSKTEIPEVVPASADTDEPLTISGPPMSHLTCIQLQVLHKLALLKLTAHIEKYCPAQRTGWNWELTKYIRKKKTPNYKDKHVFGVPLTVTLQRTGQILPKNIEEALRWLQTNATDQVGIFRKPGVKSRIQALRNIVESSQENVNYNEHQHFDVADMVKQYFRELPDALLTNKFSETFILIFQYVPKQYRREAILCSLLLMPDEHIEVLQALLYFLQQVAKESSVNQMNETNLSMCFAPSLFHYTQCFSKQNAGSPHPKEIAENRAGHECLAYFLMNYDNLFNLPKEFLAQCEGKHTKVATLSELGKEFGGYQGFLNECEQNFLKEVKDKNRGYVSISGHNPKVEISYKKVMDGIPLKLWKVTAEIEAPPTEILNRILYGRHIWDPELDFTRLIQRVDDRTEVFQFIRRSISPLPKEEYCVLRTWRTDLPKEACLVIETSVEHGDCINIPNTVRGNVYASRYLIEPCGSGKSRIVHLSRVDTMGRSPDWYQNNYGHLCAFFISNLMNSFSQHASGPESKV; encoded by the exons ATGAGCAACTGTGATCAGTATCAGGCTGTTTTGTTGTTCGTTGAACAGACGCAG GATGAAATAAGCAAGGTGTTTGAGAAGGGAGCTCACGAACAAAAGTCGGAGCTCCCTTTGAAAAAGTGCAATGATGAGGTGTTTAAAGACTGTAACGACAGTAAGGACGAAGTGGAGGATATTTACGACATTCTGAACGAGCAATTACACGACATCGAACTGCAAATATCCCAACTCATTGCGAAGAAAAAGGTAAACGAGGGGCTCAACGACGACTACAACGGCTACAACGACTTTTCCTACATTAATACGAAAAACTTCAACGACAACTTGTTCACGAACATCATCGAAACTGACATCCTATCGGAACATTCG CTAAATAGTGAGGGTCACATAATCGACGCCTGCACCCAAACATCACCATCATTATCTCCAAGCTCGACCAACTTGACATGGCCCACCGAATGTTCATCATCGCCATGTCTGACTTCGACGTCAGACAGCGATCTTCTGGACGAAGACGCCCAGTCCACCTCCTCAACGGATGGACGGGAACTCATCTACAACATGAACCAACGATCCGGGAAGGTGCTCAATGTGAAGTCTTCTTCGGCCCCCATGCTGAAGAAGATACCATTAAAG ATGAGCAAGCAGACCCGATCTCAGTCCGATCGCCACCTAGCCG AAATCGAAGCAGAAGAAGCATGCAAATGGCTGAGAGCAACCGGATTTCCCCAATATGCCCAAATGTACGAAG ACATGCAGTTCCCAATCGACATACAAACTGCTGGTCAGGATCATCCCCTTTTAGAAGAAGACGTGCTGAACTCCCTTTTCCGCcgattaaaaatcttaaacaatTGCGCCCATTTGCACCATCAGCAACGCATCACCACACATACCGATGAATCCGAAGATGAATGCTGTGCACTCAGTGACAACTGGACGTACCAATCTCAAACCAGGAGATGGTCGAGGACTTGCAAGACTATGCAAG CTGTGTCAGCTGGCCCAGAAGAGTCGACCACAGCAGAACCAAAAGAAAAAGACGACGTCTTCGACATCGCCACCTTCGTCGCAAGGGAAAGACCGAGGAGACCAGCTTCATCGAAGTTCAGGAGACGCGGCCTGTTCTTTAGTGATCGTGATTCAGTGCACGACAGTGATTTTACGCAGTTAAGTGAGTTGAAAGCTTGTGAGGTTAACCATGTGTCCGACTCGGAGATAACGCCCACACATCTGAGGAGGTCGAGGGCGAAGAGCTTCGACAAGAGTGAAACGTGGTCCCTACCCAACTCCCAAACACCAAG TCTTTGGTCGAAAACGGAAATACCTGAGGTGGTACCTGCAAGTGCAGATACTGATGAGCCTTTAACGATTTCGGGACCTCCGATGTCCCACTTAACGTGTATCCAATTACAAGTCCTTCACAAGTTAGCTTTACTGAAGCTGACCGCTCATATTGAAAAGTACTGTCCCGCTCAAAGGACAGGCTGGAATTGGGAGCTCACTAAGTATATTCGAAAAAAGAAAACGCCCAACTATAAAG ACAAACATGTGTTTGGCGTACCCCTGACGGTAACTCTTCAAAGAACGGGACAAATCCTGCCCAAAAACATTGAAGAAGCCTTACGATGGTTGCAAACGAACGCCACCGACCAGGTGGGCATATTCCGAAAGCCTGGAGTCAAATCCAGGATTCAAGCCTTAAGAAATATTGTTGAATCTTCTCAAGAGAATGTGAACTACAATGAACATCAGCATTTTGACGTTGCTGACATGGTCAAACAATACTTCAGGGAATTGCCTGATGCCCTTCTCACCAACAAGTTCTCTGAGACGTTCATATTGATTTTCCAAT ATGTTCCTAAGCAATACAGACGAGAGGCTATTCTTTGTTCTTTGTTGTTGATGCCTGATGAGCACATAGAGGTGCTTCAAGCTTTGCTTTACTTCTTGCAACAAGTGGCCAAAGAGTCAAGCGTCAATCAGATGAATGAAACCAATTTGTCTATGTGTTTTGCCCCATCTTTGTTCCACTACACCCAATGCTTCTCTAAACAGAACGCTGGGTCACCTCATCCGAAGGAAATAGCTGAAAATAGAGCAGGCCACGAGTGTTTGGCTTACTTCCTCATGAACTACGACAACTTGTTTAAC CTTCCGAAGGAGTTCCTTGCTCAATGCGAGGGCAAGCACACGAAGGTGGCGACCCTCAGCGAGCTGGGAAAGGAGTTCGGCGGCTACCAGGGCTTCCTGAACGAGTGCGAGCAAAACTTCCTCAAAGAAGTCAAAGACAAGAACCGTGGCTACGTCTCCATATCGGGCCACAACCCTAAGGTAGAAATCTCATACAAAAAAGTGATGGACGGCATCCCCCTGAAACTGTGGAAGGTGACGGCCGAAATCGAGGCCCCACCCACGGAGATCCTCAACCGGATACTGTACGGCCGCCACATCTGGGACCCGGAGCTGGACTTCACCAGGCTCATCCAGCGCGTGGACGACCGAACGGAGGTGTTCCAGTTCATACGGCGGAGCATCAGTCCGCTGCCCAAGGAGGAGTACTGCGTGCTCAGGACGTGGAGGACCGACCTGCCGAAGGAGGCGTGTTTGGTGATTGAGACGTCGGTGGAGCATGGCgattgtattaatattccGAACACGGTGAGGGGTAATGTTTACGCGTCGAGGTACTTAATTGAGCCCTGCGGATCCGGGAAGTCGAGGATCGTGCACCTGTCCAGGGTGGATACCAT GGGCCGATCGCCCGATTGGTATCAGAACAACTACGGACACTTGTGTGCGTTCTTCATTAGCAATTTGATGAACTCGTTCAGTCAACACGCTTCTGGGCCAGAAAGTAAAGTTTAG